The sequence ACAGAATTCACATCCTTAAGTTGTGTGAAATCTAGTTGTTCCTCAAACTCCCACTGATTTCAACTCTCCATAGATTCCAATCTTTTATTCTCATGCCAAAAAACCACTCTGAAAATCTACCCCAGTgacaaattaaatataattaacattaattttcaaattgtGGCCCTCAGTAGGACCTGATCAATAACAGAGAAAGTCACCACATATGCATTAATTTCAAGTTTTATTCTTCATGTTGGTGAAACACACAGCCTCAAGAGGCAGCATCTGTAGAGCTGTTGCAAACACATTTTGTACTCTATTACACCACAAATTTGGGAAAAGAACAAGTAAAGCACAGGTTTCACACTGCACTTGATCATCTGACTATTAAGTTACAGATAATTTAGAATCTTCTGATTTTACATAAACATTGCATCAGCCATTGCTCAGCCTCCatgcacaatttatttttttattacagtcAACACTGGTTTTGGAAACTCTCTTGCTGTAAAtgttatattttccattttagatCACTTAAATGGTATTTACATAAGTGTGCAAATTGCTTTGAAAGATAGAAACAAACACTAACACATAATATACAGACAGTTTCTTCTATAGTTAAACATTTACTAAAAGGCAGTTAACATTCCTAACACACTTTCACTGTCTAAAATAGGAGAATAAGTTATATAAAATAGACCATCTTATTTTCAGATGCTTCCATTTCTGCAGATTTGGTCTTTGCAGCAACATTGCAATTAAAGACTAAGATTCTACCACTAAGAATCAGAAATGTCAATTCAATGGCAGCTTAACATGTCTAGTACCAGTCACTTTTGTCCCAGATTTTCCACACTTGGCACAGAACAAAGAAACAACTTGAGGAGGGAGGAAGACAGTTTTGcgcatctatttttttttttgccatatgGAAAGTATGTCTTAAAAATGCaacacaaattttaaattttcttctaagGGCCTGTTAGTGTTACAAGCACAGtttaaataaatctgaaaattcTTCTACAGAatcacacacagctcccagttTTCTTATGCACCTTATCATTACAGATACATGCAACtgttcacacacacaaaaagcagaCTCCTTGGGCTCACACAATAAAACTGATTTCAGAACTAGAAGGAGCGGGAAATGCTTGAATAAAATGACTCAGTGTCCCCTGAGTTCCTacatgtgcatttttttctacCTGTGATGAAGACTCACCATAGTAAGTGTTATGTTCCACTTGATTTGAATCCAGAAGGCAGAAGTTAAACTCCAGTTAAACTGAAGTGAGTTCCCCCAACAGCAAAAATTCTAGAAGTGTTCTAGAATTCTAGGAAAGTCTTCAAAACCATCTTTCGTATACAACTGCAAGCATTCTCAGAGAAAAGCAACTCACATCCTAAAATTTCACAGAGCCAAAACTTTTACATACGTCCATCAGTAACAAAGGGAAATTACCCATCGGATAGTGAAGACCTACAGGTGCATCTTAAATAGCTTTAAAACTCATGGTCATTATTACACAAGACAAAGACACGAAACTGGTTTTTGAACCCCCATTAAATTGAATAATGCGACCTTCTAATGTGACAGCAACTTATGCTTTAGTTTGTGCTCCTATCTCAATGTTACTGAGTGCTATTCACCCCAAGCAAAGTGAGCATTAGCTCTCTAAAATCTGAACTTTCATCACAATTACGCCTGACACAATTTTATCAGACATATGCTTGATACTTTTGATGATATCCAATTCCTTAATATGGCAGAAACTATCCCAACACTTTGGACTGTGCTTTTGGTCTCTTGTTTACAGAGCTTTGGGCATCACATACAAATCCCTGCTGGATTCCAAGCAACATCACCCTAGTGCAGACCTTGCTTACGTCTTGCTGAAAAAACAAGCCACAGGTTCAACTTCGAGACTCGACAACTTTTAAGCATAAAATGGTGAAACAAATTCAGGACACTAAAGAAGCTTGCAAAACATATAATGACTTGAAACCAAATATAAATAGGATGCATTAAAATTTGGTTACCTTGGATTCTAAGCAAGTCTGAAAAATGCCACTTATAGGAGATACCTGTTCaatgctttgaaaatataaaagaatcAAATGTCTTCATACATGCTAATGTATGGAGACATTTGcttctttcacattttcagCATACTGATTAGCAAATAAACACCTAGGACACTTATGAACTCAAACATATCACTGAAACATTCCACCTAAAATTTTGTTAAACATTTGTCTTCAGAAGTTTATCTTCAGTGCACATTACCTGCtaacttcagtttcttttttggTTATGGCATACTTCAAAAACACTGCTAAGAATGGTTATTCACTCCCTCCTTTTCTAAGGTGCACATTACAAATACTGCAGACACATTTATTTCCAAGTACCTCAGGTCAATAAAtttcttatgaggaaaggcagaTGTGTATTTCTGAGCTTGCAAGATAACTTCAAACTAGTTGACTTAAGTGTTTTTCACACTCACGTGGACACCGTAAAAATAaggtattaaaataatattcccCAGTGCAGTAAAAACATGTTGAAAACAAACCGAATGCTCCCCCTACTGCTTACACAAGTAAAAATCCTGCCTGGCACAGTCTGCCTTAAATGGTCTTAAACAGGAGATAAACAGCCAGACAAATGATCATACATTTAACTCTGAAGACAACTGCAAACATCTTACTGGGACCAGATGTGTGAGCTGTTGAAATCcagcatttaaaattttgtacTACTCCCCATCCAGTGCTTCTGaagttttggtttcttttaaacTGTGCTTTTAGTAAAGCTCTCCTCAATTTTTTCCTGTCAGCTGAAGGCAGGGCCCTAAGGAAGCTCTTGCCAGGTAAGAGATGAAGTCCAAAGATGTTTCAAGATGATGGGTACAACCatgctttttctcctgcattGCACCCAGAAGCTGCCAAGTTAATATTAGGATTCCCATATCACAATTGCAATGAAGCTCTGGTAAATCTGGTACCTTTGGATATGCTCAGCATCACAAGTCAGTCAAATATGACAACCTAGTCTGTAGCTAGCATAGTCCACCAGAGTattcatcctcttcctcatcagCATGGGAGCCCACTGCAGCTGGTCCTCTGGCTTTGTCTTGGGCAGCGTTTGGCGATTTCTTCTTCATTCCACCTCCTGGGACCACCAAGGTAAGACCAAGCTTGGCATACTGACAATAACAAGGCAAGTTTAATTTCTGTACTATCACAGAATTGACTGATGCTCACAATAAGCAAGCAGGCAACATTCAGTACAAAAAAACAAGAGTGATGATACTCTCAGCTTGGAATAAACATAAGATTGGtccaattttctctttctcaaatACTCTGAGAATGGGATATAAGATCTGTATTGATGCTGCTTATTATCAAATAAATTGGCCACATTTTGAACCTCCTTTAACCTCCTCTGGTTCAAGCTTTatgtagaaaagaaataattccagTGTGTAGTTTTTCATACGTTATCTACTATTAGAGTTTTACAAATCTTGTTCAGCAAGACTAGTGACCTAATTTTTACTATTCAATGAAGTGAAATTAGCCAATACTGCTACAGGGTTTGGTAGGGATGTGTGTTTCCATTACTTCACACTTATCTTATACTTCCTACCATTTACAaattcaattaaataaaaaatggtgGGGAAAGAGACACAACTACTTGTTCCAAATTCAAAATGAGTTCCTGAATGAGTACCTTACTAAGAATAAGCAATGGAAAAAACCATTCAATGATGCCATCCTGTAGGCATCCTGCTCTGTTCATGTTTATGTACATTCATCTGCTGAAAgatatttctgagaaaaagaagaagcagcagactGTTCTCGCTCTTATGGAAGCAAACAGAAGAGGCCTGAATTTTGGTCAACTCATTAAACAAATTAAGCAAATCCTTAACAAGCTGTTCTTTCACATAACTCTTTGGACCATCTGAAAGGTAGGCAGCACCATCACTGGCAGGCAAAGTAAAAGAACGCAGGAAGCTCACAACCAAAGGGTAGCATGACAGGAAGTAACAATAAATGCACAGACTGTGCTCTTGTTTTTCTCTACTAAGAAAAAATCTCCACCCTCTTAacctgaaaaaatcccccaatcACAGGATCTGTCTACTTACATCATTATCCATGTATTTGAAGAGTGGAGAATTACAGACTTCAGAAACTTGATCCTGATCTTGTTGATCATACCCTTCTAAAAGTTGCTCAAGTGCTGCACAATCTTCACTTCCATTAAATCCTGGTATACTGAAGGAAATTAAAGAGTTCTTTCTTTAGGTACATGAATCATAttcataaaaattaaactttaagTAATATTAGTTTGCACAATGCAAATAAGACCACAATCATAGTTAAGACGAAACAAggatatttgattttttttttcctgataagtCAATAAACTCTTTCTCCACTTCACATATAGAAATAATTCTGTCATGAGTTTCTGTATATAAAATTGGAGATTTGGAAAACGTAAGCAATATGTTTAAAGACTGACCTTGAAAGATTATTTCTAAAGGTAAAGTACTACAATTTAACTTATACATATGTTCATTTCACTAAAAACACAGTTTAAGTAAAAACATGTTGTTTTGAGATTTTGCTACTGAAGTTCCAATGAAAGTAGAAATGAGGAATTGCCAAGGTTAAACACTAATCCATATTTTGACACCAAAATTTTCTCCTGTAACATGGCAAGAACTTTTGATTTCCATCTCATTTCCCCTGTCACACATAACTAGTTCTTTATGACTCTGTATTTTAGGTTTGTTAAGAAGAATCACTGTAGTCACTACAGCTAAATTGTTATGTGTGAAAAAGACTCCTGATAGCCATACACAAGAGGACATTATTATTGTATTGTAAGTCAACAGAAGTGCAGGTTAAaaatttatgaaagaaaaatgtctaGCAAAATAGATCTACACCAgtgaaaaacagtttaaaatcaTAGGACACAAAGTAAACTTACCTGTAGCTTTCCCTCACACATCTTTCTGCAGCAACATAATCATTTCTATGAAGATGAACTAAGACTTGAGCAATTGTTttctaaaccaaaaaaaaaaagtaagccTTATGATTCTTTAGAAATTAACaataaaatatgagaaaaatagTAGACTGTTAATATCTAGTATGAGAAAGGTCGTTACAATCCACAATCATCCTAAGATACTGACACAACTGAGTCAGAACAATCcagtgaaaaagcagaaagccaTCATCTCAGCTGGTATGAAATAGGTTATCTCCTATAACATTTTAATGGATTGCTGTCCCAAGTAACAGTTTTTGTAGTTTGTTTTATTGataacatctttattttttatgtgctGTTTAGTTTTGATAGCTCCTGTAGATAATAGCATCTTAAAACTTACAAAAGCACAGCTGAAGTTTGGGGAAACACCACTACCACAAATTGTCATCATTCAGCAAGAAACTTACTGCTGAATCAAGAGGCGCCAATCATCTGTCGATGTCagtaacaacaaaaattaaaaaaaattgaaatgtatCAGAAGCTGTCTCTTAGACTTTACCTTATAGCAAGTGGGGTAGTTTTCAATTTCcttataaatacttttttccttttgaagagaCAGTGCAGCCTCATCTAatctaaaaaccaaaaaaacaggaGTATCAGTGCCAGGAATACAACACAGTGAATCCAAGACTAATTACAAAGTGTTTAATTAATACAGTGGCAAGTCTACTCGAATAAACAGCAACACAACTAAAAATCAGCAGTAGATTTTACTAACAGATAAGGTAAATATATAGTCAGCAATTCCTTTTGTCTATGTGCTAAGAACGCCTCTGGCATTTATTCAGAAAAACCTTGGCTTTTGTAACACTGTACAAGATGAATGCTTTGttatacacacaaacacatttctgtatGTCCTGAGGTTACTATAAGCTATCAGTAAGTCTGATATCCAGGAACTAGCAATATAGTTCTTAAAGGACCTAAGTGTTTCAGTGAAGGAAATCAAAAATGAACAGAAGGTTAAGTTTGGTATAAGTAATTTAACAATTAAACTTGTTAAACTAACAATTAAACTATGTCTCACTGAGACTCCAAGATTCAGTCTTATTTAAGAAGTCCAGAATCAGACTGCTGCAGATTTCATTCTTCAGGTCAGTCCTAATTCCTCTGTTTTATATCCCACAGCTATAGAGATTTTCAAGCACTTTCTACatattaaggttggaaaagaaaaccaaaaaaatcctggagtattttaagaattaatgaaatttaagaattaatgaaaacacagagcaaaagtCTTTCAGCTCACATTCACCCATCCCAGAACAGAAAATCAGGTGGTTCCTGGATGAACATGGCATATCCCATAGAAACTGGACCTCAGTTTGAAGTGAGTCTCAAATAAGAATTAATAGtacataaaaaaccaaacaacaccAAGACAAAAAACCATAatcaaaatcacattttaagattcaattacattaaaagaacaaaaagggaTAAAACTATACCTGCGCCCTCTGACTAGAAGTCTTGATGCCTTCCCTAGCATTTCTAATGCCTGCCGTAAACGTTCTTCAttctagagaagaaaaaaaagaactcagATATTCTCACTTCATTTGCACAGAATTAAGACCATTAGACCTTAATCTAAGTGTGCCACCTGTAACTTAGAACAACTGTTAGCTATAAGATCAGCAATTCACACACTCAAGGGAAACATTAAGTGTACTGGTGCTCCTGAGttccacagccagctcctgtaTGGATCTGCTTAGCAGAGAAATGTCAGCGTAAATTTGCTAATCTGAAAAAACCCATGACAACTGACAACAGAAAAGTACATCAAAGCCACTTGTAAAAAGGCAAATCACTGTCTCATTTAAATGGGTGGACCaccaagcaaaatattttcttctgtgccttcagggacttcaaattattttgggTTCCAGTACTCAAAAGCAGATAGGTTCTCTACCCTCTGTTCTGTCCAACAAGAGCCAAACCTGAACtacaaaattcagattttgtcAAGTCCTACATtgagaaaaaggcaaagcaaactGACTCCTAACTTTTGTCATCTCCTTCTCTACAACATGAGAAGCCTTCAGCTTCATTACTCAGCCACTGATGTAAAATTAAGGAAACGTCATTTCGAACCTAATCTTAGGCTCCTTCTTCACTTTatagctgaaagaaaagaacCAAACAAATAACACGGATAAAAATCTCCCACTTACTTCAAACACCGATGCTGCTTGCTGATAGAGCTGCACAGCTTTCTCTGGACTCACATTTTCTATTAACCTGTAATAAACATCAATACTTACTCttcagatgaaagaaaaatattttttacctgAAAGCATCAAAAAGACATAAAAGGAAAGGCACAGACATACCCATGCCCTGCACAGATTCTAGCCACCAATAAGTCAGACTCACTTTCCAGCCCGTTCCAGGGCAATGGCTGCTGTGTCTGGTGTCCCATTCTCCAGGTACATCATACTGGCTTTCTCGATCAGCTGAACTGCTTCAGGGAGCCTTTGCATCTCCTACAAGGCAACAATCACAGAACACTGTTGTTCCAGGAAAGGACTTCACATGCAAGGACACAAATCAAAGTAAATTGCAATAACTTATTTATTGAgattctaatttttatttacaaactTGTAGGGCTAGTGAAAGTTAACCACCAACTGCATAAAATTCACTTTAAAGTACTAAACTTTTCCGTAAGTCATGAATATGTGGTAGTTCAGAGTAAAAGCAGCACCACTCTTCTGTTACTCACTGACATAAGGaactcttcttttcttttacaaaaggaaaactatCTTTCCTCCCAAATACAAATGTTGCTTTCCTAATCTACTGAAGGCAGAGATGGGGACTATAAGTcaacaaaaaaatttcacttCAATATGCAATTTGCTTACATATATTTGTAAAATAGTGCAGTGCACAATATTTGTGATTATAAAAtagaacttaaaaataaaaactagtAAATGAGAATACCTTTAGCATCATGCCAGCTTGTTCATaagctctgcagagaaaaaagaaatgtacaGTTTGGTCAGATATGGTGTATTACAACAAGCTGCAGTTATGAAGCAAAAGTTAATGTGCACTGACTATCTAACATCTTCACTGTTAATATTTAATGCTTTGAAGATGTTTTAAGTGTTTTATTTAATGACACAGCACATATGTAAGTTTATCTTCCACAAAATTCAACCACACTTCCCAGTAAAAATCTATTCCAACCCGATCTCCAGGCAGTATTTGGATTATTGTCATCTCTGAAGTactctttaattaaaaatttcttgATTAGCTCAGCAGTGTAgaacttcaaaattaaaagaagttcatctaagaaaaaaatatttgctatcAAAAAGTGCTAAAGAATGCCAAAATCATAATTTCTTCAGGTGGCCATTACATGTTTTCAAACTTTCCTAGCTCACACTTCCATTGAACTAATTATGAAGCAGCTAAATTACTTGAATCAAAACACTTACTCTGATATCAAAATGTACTTGTACTGTATGTTAAAAAATTTGTTTCAGATTACTTAGTACATCTGTACTTACTTGGCAGCATGAAAGAGACTGGACATGAAATTGTTGAAGTCAAGGACAAAAGACACAAAAACATAATGcagcaaaaatattaatgcatAAAATCTTATGCAACgattaattttaaagcaagGAACACCATAAAGGCAAATGAAAGCTACTACTTGCCTACAGGCAAGTTGtcaaaaattaataattctaaGGACAGAATAAATGCAACATAGCAATGCATAGCTACATAAAACGTTGTAAAAAGCACACTTCCTTAAAATATGTTCCTGCTTATTAAATTGTACTCCAAGTACTGTAATAATGTCAGAGCTTCATTTAGTTTATACCATGCATtagtaaataattaaaaaccaatTAAATTTCTGAAGCAGTACCTAGGTATCTCAGGCACCTGTCAGCTGTTATTTGGGACAACATTCTCACCAACAGCTCTTTAGTTTTCTCACTCAGAGCACACAGgaacagacttttaaaaagcaattctGTTACACTGACAAAATGTGCAAATGTATTAAATAACCTGCTACCACCCCCATTACTCCAATCTAAGTAGCAACTAGTCAgcttctgggaaagaaaaatctcaatCAATGAAAAGATACGCTTTATTGTTTTCATGTGCCTCAGCTTCCCGTAAACAGGCTTCCCTTGCCTGGTCAAACTGCTTGGCGTTcttaaaagcaacagctgcaaaaaaggaaataaagattttatttacaACTTGACATTGTCTTCTTTTTTACCACTGCTGCTCGAGAGTTTAGCTACCTATAGATGCAAACAGGCTCTTTAAACGCATGGCTACTGTTCACCAACCTCTTCCCAAAATTCACAGACAGTTCTCCTTGTTTCATTAGTTACTTTGTTACCATTAAAGACATTTATTATCAACACCACTTCCATAGCACCACAGTATCATACATAGCACTCAATGTGTTTAGCTGGACTTTGAGAGTCACCCATGCTGGATCTTAATTACAGACATGGAGGAATGCATATTTATATCATTTTAATCATTAGAAGTTATACAAGGTCAGAAATGTGCCACCAACAAAGGTGGCACATAACTTCATCAGCACAATCATTTCAGGATacaaatttatatttctatCTTGTTTaactaataaaatataaagtaagatttaaaataaaattcaatttataAATTCTCCAGTTGTTCTTCCAAGTTCGTATTTTTGTATTCAGTCTTAGGTGAGTAAGCAGGAATGCCTAGAGTAAGAAGCCAAAAGACCATGACAAATTAACTAccatgagaaaaaagaaaatgcttatgaacaaaaaaaaatcaacaagtAAGGATTTTATACTCAGTGTGTCACTTGGCAGTGGAAAAAGGGAGGAACAAGACCTTactgtgcttaaaaaaaaccccaagctgGCAGCATCTCACCTTACTGAGACAGTCTTTGACAGGACATATTTCATAAGATGATgataaagcaaaattttaaaatcacctTGAATGTCTGTTGTTTTGTAGATAAAGtcacaggatttgggggtggacaagtgaaagaaggaaagaaagctttatttttgtcatatatagcaatataaaaaaatagaagttgtaagcttgaaaacaaaattggTTTTGGAGACTGTTCTAGATCTCCAAGAACAacctgaaatttattttacagtgcTACCAAGAGAATTTTTTGTTGCTTCATCTTACATTTAGTCTTCACAACAGTTTTACTTACACAGTAATGTAgcaaaaatacataaaacattaTAGGAGACTAAGCTTGATGAATACTTTGAAATATATATGGCCATATTTACTGCCACATACCTGCCTTCCCATATTCAGTAGCTGCACTGTCATAATCTGGTTTCCACTTTAAGAATCCAGTTTTCAGGctaaaacacaagaaacaaTTAGTAAAGATTTTATGTTTTACCATCAAGGCACTTCAGATACATTTCAAACTTTAGAACAGCCCTGGAAATGAGCAATTACCTATGTGCCAATACTATGGCGGCATCActaccataaaaataaatgccagcATTTTTAAGAATTGCATAAAGCACTGCAATTATCTCCCAAAGTTACAACCCTCACCCTAACATGCTTCTGCTGTTCCCAGAGAGTCTTCCCAAGTCCATCTTCTCAGCAGCAAGAagtcagcagaagaaaaatacttcctCCTACACCAACATGGTATCTCCAAATTTCTAATACCACGACAcctgacaatatttttttcacacatCAGGAAGTTTCCAGCATTCCTTTAcaggattggttttttttgcttttgagaCTTATCAATGATTCTCTAATGCATAcacaaataaaagaatttaCTTACCAACACAAAGACTTGCATGTCATTTATATGTCTAAAATAGATCACAACACTAAAAGGTGCCACACATAGGCATAAATACATAGGGAAAAATGAACATTGGAAAATTAGGTGAGTCATTAGGCAATTTGGAATTCAATATGCTGActtcctcatttttaaaagaaattaacatATTACCGTAACTTTACAGTCTGCTTGCATATTTGTTATACACCAACACATCATATGCAACACACTCTTTACTTGGCAAACAGTTGTATGTGGATACTAAGGTGATCTTGTTGTCTTACTAGGATGATGACCAGAGTGTGTAACTCTAAGACAAGCCTTTATATACTGTGTTATTTTTATCACAGTCAGGGTCCCAAATGCATCAAGCTGAAATACACAATGCATTCAATCTACACACAATTTGAGGTCTCagtgcattttatttcaaatgctgTCCAGACAAgcttaaaattaattctgctgGAGGGCACTTTCAGTCAAGTAACTTGAGTAAGatatgctgggtttttttgatttcaAAGTTTTCCCTCTATGCCAATTTATACATTCGATCCATGATTTCCAGAGGGCTTGTCACTACTCTTACTAAAACTATGGCATCCTTGGATTAGTCAGCTCTATTACATGTATACCATACTCTGTGCAATTCAGCAAAATGGCTATATTCAGTATTCAAATACACAGTAACAGACTATCATAGATGTTAAGCTCTCCAAGATAAACATAAGTACAGGTCTTTGAAGCCACCCGAGAAGCACCAATCACACATTTTTCACGGACAGgaaacaa comes from Camarhynchus parvulus chromosome 2, STF_HiC, whole genome shotgun sequence and encodes:
- the NAPG gene encoding gamma-soluble NSF attachment protein, yielding MAAQKINEALEHIAKAEKYLKTGFLKWKPDYDSAATEYGKAAVAFKNAKQFDQAREACLREAEAHENNKALFHAAKAYEQAGMMLKEMQRLPEAVQLIEKASMMYLENGTPDTAAIALERAGKLIENVSPEKAVQLYQQAASVFENEERLRQALEMLGKASRLLVRGRRLDEAALSLQKEKSIYKEIENYPTCYKKTIAQVLVHLHRNDYVAAERCVRESYSIPGFNGSEDCAALEQLLEGYDQQDQDQVSEVCNSPLFKYMDNDYAKLGLTLVVPGGGMKKKSPNAAQDKARGPAAVGSHADEEEDEYSGGLC